The following are from one region of the Sorghum bicolor cultivar BTx623 chromosome 2, Sorghum_bicolor_NCBIv3, whole genome shotgun sequence genome:
- the LOC8060709 gene encoding uncharacterized protein LOC8060709, translating to MALASQVAANQPPLLSSPARRLPRTSSSNALLLLQPASSAVLGGRKNLRLAPPAAGARRALLDAVVVVRASSEAKAAAETTKSEGSGGGGGEEEEERPYEEYEVTIQKPYGIKFTKGRDGGTYIEAILPGGAADVTGQFEVGDKVLATSAVFGEEIWPAKGYGQTMYSIRQRVGPLYLKMERRFGRVDGDGDLTEKEIIRFERNSGVVSGRVREIQLQNYTRKMEQKMQREEDLRMGLRLYKDGKYEEALEKFESVLGSKPEPSEASIASYNVACSYSKLGRIEAGLSALEEALKAGYEDFKRVRTDPDLANLRKSEEFEPLLKNYDESFINENAINAIKSLFGLGKN from the exons ATGGCGCTGGCTAGCCAGGTCGCCGCCAACCAGCCGCCGCTGCTGTCCTCCCCGGCCCGGCGCCTCCCAAGAACCAGCAGCAGCAATGCGTTGCTGctcctccagccggcgtcgtccGCGGTCCTCGGCGGCCGGAAGAACCTGAGGCTGGCGCCGCCTGCTGCCGGCGCGCGGAGGGCGCTGCTggacgccgtcgtcgtcgtgcgGGCGTCGTCCGAGGcgaaggcggcggcggagacCACCAAGTCGGAgggaagcggcggcggcggcggcgaggaggaggaggagcggccgTACGAGGAGTACGAGGTGACGATCCAGAAGCCGTACGGGATCAAGTTCACCAAGGGCCGCGACGGGGGCACCTACATCGAGGCCATCCTCCCCGGCGGCGCGGCCGACGTGACGGGGCAGTTCGAGGTCGGCGACAAGGTGCTCGCCACCAGCGCTGTCTTCGGAGAGGAGATCTGGCCGGCGAAAGGGTACGGCCAGACCATGTACAGCATCCGTCAGAGGGTCGGACCTCTGTACCTCAAGATGGAGAGGAGGTTTG GTAGGGTGGACGGTGACGGCGACCTCACCGAGAAGGAGATCATCAGATTTGAGAGGAACTCTGGAGTGGTCAGCGGCAGGGTGAGGGAGATCCAG CTGCAAAATTACACGAGGAAGATGGAGCAGAAGATGCAGAGGGAAGAGGATCTCCGGATGGGGCTCAGGCTGTACAA GGATGGGAAATATGAGGAGGCATTGGAGAAGTTCGAGTCGGTTTTGGGATCGAAACCGGAGCCTAGTGAGGCTTCCATTGCCAGCTACAATGTTGCCTGCAGCTACTCAAAACTCGGCCGG ATAGAAGCTGGGCTTTCTGCATTGGAGGAAGCCCTGAAGGCAGGGTATGAAGACTTCAAG AGAGTCCGCACTGACCCGGATCTCGCAAACCTGAGGAAGTCAGAGGAATTCGAGCCCTTGCTGAAGAACTACGACGAGTCGTTCATCAATGAGAATGCCATCAACGCCATCAAATCCTTGTTCGGATTGGGAAAGAATTGA
- the LOC8060710 gene encoding ADP-glucose phosphorylase encodes HVGPTGQRTSPIPSVLSLEPASRGETARRPGSAASTDAGEQRTRLSTRQASSPPSPEAWKAMAEPSRTSEARRDAVFGRWVVFSPARSRRPTDLKSHSPTTNPSPSPGSAVADDALAPPKPACPFCAGRESECAPQIFRVPPDATAPWRIRVIQNLYPALRRDVEPPPSVLPEGEEAAPDGDEPGERAVRGFGFHDVVIETPRHDVRLWDLDAEGVRDVLLAYAERVRQLGEHPAVKYVQVFKNHGASAGASMAHSHSQMLGTPFVPPSVTTRLNCMKEIFDRSGNCSLCETRSKDILISETPNFSAIVPFAASYPFEIWIIPRQHISYFHEIDQDKAQDLGSLLKTMLQKLSKQLNDPPFNFMIHSAPFRLSSSCLPYTHWFLQIVPQLSTIGGFELGSGCYINPVFPEDAAKILRELDCSV; translated from the exons CATGTAGGTCCTACCGGTCAGCGAACCAGCCCTATCCCAAGTGTCCTCTCTCTAGAGCCAGCCAGCCGTGGCGAAACTGCCAGACGGCCGGGTTCTGCGGCGAGCACAGACGCAGGAGAGCAGCGCACTCGCCTCTCCACTCGTCAGGCATCATCACCGCCATCTCCAGAGGCTTGGAAGGCCATGGCGGAACCTTCCAGAACCTCGGAGGCCCGCCGGGACGCCGTGTTCGGGCGGTGGGTCGTCTTCTCGCCGGCGCGCTCGCGCCGCCCCACCGACCTCAAGTCCCACAGCCCCACCACCAACCCTAGCCCCAGCCCGGGCTCGGCGGTGGCCGACGACGCGCTGGCGCCGCCCAAGCCGGCCTGCCCCTTCTGCGCCGGTCGCGAGTCCGAGTGCGCGCCCCAGATCTTCCGCGTGCCGCCCGACGCCACCGCGCCGTGGCGGATCCGCGTCATCCAGAACCTCTACCCCGCGCTGCGCCGCGACGTGGAGCCGCCGCCGTCTGTGCTGCCCGAGGGGGAGGAGGCTGCCCCGGACGGGGACGAGCCCGGGGAGCGGGCCGTCCGCGGGTTCGGCTTCCACGACGTGGTCATCGAGACGCCGCGCCACGACGTGCGCCTCTGGGACCTGGACGCCGAGGGCGTCCGCGACGTGCTGCTCGCCTACGCGGAGCgcgtgcggcagctcggtgagCACCCCGCGGTGAAGTATGTTCAG GTGTTTAAGAATCATGGGGCATCTGCTGGAGCTTCGATGGCACATTCACACAGCCAAATGTTGGGAACTCCCTTTGTCCCTCCCTCTGTTACAACTCGGCTTAACTGCATGAAGGAGATTTTTGACAGATCAGGGAACTGCAGCCTTTGTGAGACGAGGTCCAAAGATATCCTGATCAGTGAAACACCTAATTTTTCTGCCATTGTTCCTTTTGCAGCATCATATCCATTTGAGATATGGATTATTCCTCGACAACATATTTCTTATTTTCATGAAATCGATCAGGATAAG GCACAGGATCTTGGATCTCTGTTAAAGACTATGCTGCAAAAGTTGTCTAAGCAGCTCAATGACCCACCATTCAATTTTATGATCCACAGTGCACCATTTAGGCTTTCATCATCCTGCCTGCCTTATACACACTGGTTCCTCCAGATCGTGCCCCAGTTAAGCACAATAGGCGGATTTGAGCTTGGAAGTGGGTGCTACATCAATCCAGTTTTCCCTGAAGATGCTGCAAAGATTCTTCGGGAACTTGACTGCTCAGTCTAg
- the LOC8081176 gene encoding 60S ribosomal protein L15-1 yields the protein MGAYKYVSELWRRKQSDVMRFVQRVRCWEYRQQPAIVRLTRPTRPDKARRLGYKAKQGYVVYRVRVRRGGRKRPVPKGIVYGKPKHQGITQLKFQRNKRSVAEERAGRKLGGLRVLNSYWVNEDSTYKYFEIILVDVAHTAIKTDPRINWLCNPVHKHRELRGLTSAGKKFRGLRGKGHTHHKNRPSRRATWKRNQTLSLRRYR from the exons ATGG GGGCGTACAAGTACGTGTCGGagctatggaggaggaagcagTCGGACGTGATGCGTTTCGTGCAGCGCGTGCGCTGCTGGGAGTACAGGCAGCAGCCGGCCATCGTCCGCCTCACCAGGCCCACCCGCCCCGACAAGGCCCGCCGCCTCGGCTACAAGGCCAAGCAG GGTTATGTTGTCTACCGTGTCCGTGTGAGGCGTGGTGGCAGGAAGAGGCCTGTGCCTAAGGGTATTGTCTATGGCAAGCCCAAGCACCAGGGTATCACGCAGCTCAAGTTCCAGAGGAACAAGAGGTCCGTTGCTGAGGAGAGAGCTGGACGTAAGCTTGGTGGATTGAGGGTTCTTAACTCCTACTGGGTGAATGAG GATAGTACCTACAAGTACTTTGAGATCATCCTTGTTGATGTTGCCCACACAGCCATCAAAACCGATCCAAGGATCAACTGGCTATGCAACCCTGTCCACAAGCACCGTGAGCTTCGTGGCCTCACCTCTGCAGGCAAGAAGTTCCGTGGCCTACGTGGCAAGGGCCACACCCACCACAAGAACAGGCCCTCCAGGAGAGCCACCTGGAAGCGCAACCAGACCCTCTCCCTTCGCCGCTACCGCTGA
- the LOC110432526 gene encoding casein kinase 1-like protein HD16, producing MPELRSSTRQARLRSKKLDDLQTAEPPAKPAPPAPQRAAKRAPTRAARGRKGAAGKGVPPAPKPRRKGVQIADLEADPACEEPPKAVKKLEVAPKAVKGLQAAAPKNLPLKKVPEVGVLKMDGESAEKIVGAEDESTTTPVPERVQVGNSPEYITDRKLGKGGFGQVYVGRRVSGGNARTGPDAYEVALKFEHRNSKGCNYGPPYEWQVYNTLNGCYGIPSVHYKGRQGDYYILVMDMLGPSLWDVWNSMGQTMSANMAACIAVEAISILEKLHSKGFVHGDVKPENFLLGQPGSPDDKKLYLIDLGLASKWRESHGHHVDYDQRPDIFRGTIRYASVHAHLGRTGSRRDDLESLAYTLIFLIRGRLPWQGYQGDTKSFLVCKKKMAVSPELLCCFCPAPFKQFLEIVTNMKFDEEPNYAKLISLFDGLIEAPASRPIRIDGALKVGQKRGRLLANLEEDEQPKKKVRLGSPAAQWISVYNARRPMKQRYHYNVADSRLSQHVEKGNDDGLYISCVASSANLWALIMDAGTGFCSQVYELSPVFLHKDWIMEQWEKSYYITAIAGSTNGSSLVVMSKGTPYTQQSYKVSESFPYKWINKKWKEGFHVTSMATAGNRWGVVMSRNSGFSTQVVELDFLYPSEGIHRRWESGYRITSTAATNDQAAFILSMPKRKPMDETQETLRTSAFPSAHVKEKWAKNLYIASICYGRTVC from the exons ATGCCAGAGCTGCGAAGCAGTACTCGTCAAGCACGCCTGAGGtctaagaagctcgacgatctGCAGACAGCAGAGCCGCCTGCGAAACCGGCGCCACCTGCTCCGCAGAGGGCAGCAAAGCGTGCTCCTACACGTGCTGCTAGGGGCAGAAAGGGTGCTGCTGGGAAAGGAGTGCCTCCCGCACCAAAGCCTAGAAGAAAGGGGGTTCAGATTGCCGACTTAGAAGCTGATCCAGCTTGTGAAGAACCCCCTAAAGCTGTCAAGAAACTGGAAGTTGCCCCTAAAGCTGTCAAGGGACTGCAAGCTGCTGCACCCAAGAAccttcctttgaagaaggtacCCGAGGTTGGTGTTCTGAAAATGGATGGTGAAAGTGCGGAGAAGATTGTTGGGGCTGAAGATGAATCAACAACTACACCTGTGCCAGAGAGG GTTCAAGTAGGTAATTCTCCAGAGTACATAACTGACAGGAAGTTAGGTAAAGGTGGTTTTGGTCAGGTCTATGTTGGCCGAAGGGTTTCTGGTGGGAATGCTCGCACTGGTCCTGATGCATATGAG GTTGCATTGAAATTCGAGCATCGGAACAGTAAAGGATGCAATTATGGCCCCCCATACGAGTGGCAGGTTTATAA CACTCTCAATGGTTGCTATGGCATACCATCGGTCCACTACAAGGGTCGTCAGGGCGACTACTATATACTT gtaaTGGATATGCTTGGTCCCAGCCTTTGGGACGTGTGGAATTCAATGGGGCAGAC GATGTCTGCAAATATGGCTGCTTGCATTGCTGTAGAGGCCATATCGATTCTTGAGAAGCTCCATTCTAAAGG GTTTGTGCATGGTGATGTGAAACCAGAGAATTTTCTGCTTGGTCAGCCTGGATCTCCTGATGATAAGAAACTTTACCTTATAGATCTTGGTTTAG CATCCAAGTGGAGAGAGAGTCATGGTCATCATGTTGATTATGATCAACGTCCCGATATCTTTAG GGGAACAATTAGATATGCGAGTGTCCATGCTCATTTGGGGCGCACCGGAAGTAGGAGGGATGATTTAGAGTCACTGGCGTACACCCTTATTTTCCTGATAAGAGGAAGATTGCCTTGGCAAGGCTATCAG GGGGATACCAAGAGTTTCCTTGTTTGCAAGAAGAAAATGGCTGTTTCTCCAGAGTTGCTTTGTTGTTTCTGTCCAGCTCCATTCAAACAGTTTCTTGAGATTGTTACAAATATGAAATTTGATGAAGAGCCAAACTATGCAAAGCTTATCTCTCTTTTTGATGGTTTGATCGAAGCACCTGCCTCGAGACCAATCAGAATTGATGGGGCTCTCAAG GTTGGGCAGAAACGTGGAAGATTGCTTGCAAATCTAGAAGAAGATGAGCAGCCTAAAAAGAAGGTTAGATTAGGGAGCCCGGCAGCTCAATGGATTTCAGTTTATAATGCTAGGCGGCCCATGAAGCAGAG gtaccatTACAATGTGGCTGACTCAAGGCTAAGTCAACATGTAGAAAAAGGCAATGATGATGGGCTTTACATTAGTTGTGTGGCTTCCTCGGCAAACCTTTGGGCACTCATCATGGACGCAGGAACTGGTTTCTGTTCTCAAGTTTATGAGCTCTCACCAGTTTTTCTCCACAAG GACTGGATAATGGAGCAGTGGGAGAAAAGTTACTACATAACAGCAATTGCTGGATCAACCAATGGGAGTTCATTGGTTGTCATGTCCAAAG GAACTCCTTACACTCAGCAATCGTACAAGGTTAGCGAATCATTCCCTTACAAGTGGATCAATAAAAAGTGGAAAGAAGGATTTCATGTAACATCTATGGCCACTGCCGGAAATCGCTGGGGTGTAGTCATGTCAAGGAACTCAGGATTTTCTACTCAG GTTGTAGAGTTGGATTTCCTGTACCCTAGCGAAGGCATCCATCGGCGATGGGAGAGTGGTTACAGGATAACTTCCACAGCGGCCACCAATGACCAAGCTGCTTTCATCTTGAGCATGCCAAAGCGGAAGCCGATGGATGAGACACAAGAAACTCTCCGCACCTCTGCCTTCCCTAGCGCACATGTCAAG GAGAAATGGGCCAAGAATCTCTATATAGCTTCGATCTGCTATGGACGAACCGTGTGCTGA